The genomic window TATTTGCGCTTTCACATCAAGAGCGCAGCACCCGCTTAAACCAAGCGCAAATGGATGGCTGGTTAGAAAACGTTGGCGTGCCCAACCCCATGACAGAAAGCGGTGCCGACTGGGATGGCAACGTATTCTCGCCACGTAACTACGACCATAAAGTCACGTTTGAAGATCGCAAACGCACTAATGCAAATTTAGTATTGCAATACGCGCCCTCCGACGATTTAACTATTACCGGTGATTTGCTTTATACCGATTTCGACATAAACACAGATACCACATCGTACGGCCACTGGTTTACCGCGCCAAACATTCAAGGCGTAGGTGACGACGGCTCATTGTTCGATACCGACGGCGAGCGCCGCCGCCCAATCGTTGACGAGAACGGCACGCTTATCGATTTATACCAAGAAGTAGGTTTAGCAACCGACATGCACGCTAAAACCTTCGACCGCTTAACCGAAACAACCGCTATTGGTTTAAACGCAGAATGGCAAGCTAACGATAACCTACAGTTAGTGTTCGATCTTTCGCACTCTACTTCTGAGCGCGAAGCGAACAATGGTGGCGGCGACCAACTCTCACTTATTGGCTACGCCAACCGAGTACGCTTTCAGGTAGATAACAATATACTGCCGCTGGCCTCTATGTTTGCCGAAGCAAACCCCAATATTTATAGCGGCCAACAGGAAATAGACGGCGCAATTATTGATGATAGCGATGGATTTGCCGGTTACGACCCAGCCATTACCCCTGCTGGCGTTAACGACCACCTAAACAAAGACAATAGCCGAGCTCACGTTATGTTGCGCCGAGGTTGGGCGGTGGAAGATGCCGTTACCCAATTTCGCATGGACGGCCTGTGGGATGAAGGTAACGACACTGGTTTAACCAAAGCAAAATTTGGCTTTCAGCACTCTACCGAAACCAAAGCACTTGAGCGCTGGGATAACGAAGGCGTTGGTATTCACTGCACCTACTGCGGCTACCCAGATGCCCCAACAATACCCGCCGATGCGCAATATATTTTTGATGCAGGCAGCGACTTTTTAGGCGATGTAAGTGGCAGCGGACGTATGCCAACCCAATGGCTAGCGCACGACGGCGAAGCCAACTTTGCATTCCTAGAAAGTTATTACGCAAGTACCAATACAGATACAATTAGTTTTGACGCAGTAAAACGCAACAATTCTTATGAAATAACAGAGGCAACTACCGCCGCATATTTAGAATTAGAATTTGCTGGCGAAATTGCTGATATGCGTATAGAAATGACTTCTGGTGTACGCTTAGAAGAAACCACTACAGATGTAGACGGCACTACTGCGCCAGTTTCTGGGCTAACCATTTTAGATGAAACCGAGATGTTGGCACAGTACGGCGCCGCGGATAGCATTAGCTTAAGCACAGACTACTCTTCTATATTACCTAACATGAGCATCAAGTTAGATATTTCAGATAACTTAGTCGCCCGCGCCGCCGCGTCCAAAACCATCACTCGACCAACCCTAAACAGTATGTCGCCGGTCACAGTTATCACCACAACACGTCAAGGTGGCGATTTAACATCTGCAAGTGGTAACCCAGCACTAGAACCCTTTGAATCCGACAACTTGGATTTAAGTTTAGAGTGGTACTACGACGACACGAGTTATGTGTCTGCCGGTTACTTCAAAAAAGACGTAGCCAACTTTATCGTAAATGCGCAAGAAAGCAGAACCTTTACACTCCCTGATGGTTCGTTACTCACCGATCCGTCAACCGGTTCCGATTCTGGTGCAGCAGATGCAGGCGATGACGTTGCTGTATTCACAAACACGTTACCCAATAACGGTGAAAACGCTACAGTGGATGGCGTAGAGCTAGCGTTGCAACATGCGTTTGGCGAAACAGGCTTCGGTATTATTGCCAACGCGACCATAGTAACAAGCGATGCGGAGCTAGACCCAGACGATTTAAGCCAAGTATTTGCGCTGCCAGGCTTAAGTGACTCGTTTAACTTAGTTGGCTACTACGAACAAGGCCCCTTCCAAGCACGACTCGCGTGGAACTGGCGTGACGAGTTTTTACAATCGCTTACCCAAGGCCAAGGGGACGGCCCAACTATTGTTGAGGCGTATCAACAATGGGACCTAAGTGGTAGCTTCGATATTAACGATAACGTGAGCATATTCGTAGAAGGTATTAACCTAACCGAAGAATACGTACACAAACGTGGCCGCTACGCCAACCAACTGCTTCTAATTGAGGACAGTGGACGTCGCTTGGCACTGGGTGTGCGCGCAAGCTTCTAAAAAGCCTCTCCTAAACCATAGGCTTTGACCCTTGACCGCCGTACTGCGGCGGTCTTTTTTAAGCCAAATATAAACGCATTGCGAAGAGACAACACCATGCAAACAAGACCAGCCGATCAAACTGCTCCGCTAAAAAATATTGTTATAGTGGGTGGCGGTACCGCAGGCTGGCTAACCGCAGGGCGACTGGCAGCACAATTTAATACAGGCGCAGATGCAGTTAAAAATACGAACAATATTCGCGTTACACTTATTGAATCGCCCAACATACCTACCGTTGGTGTAGGTGAAGGTACTTGGCCCACAATGCGATCAACCTTAATTAAAATGGGCATTCGCGAAACAGATTTTTTAACCCAATGCGACGCAACCTTTAAACAAGGCGCAAAATTTGCGCGCTGGACAACAGGCAAGCAAGACGATTTTTACTACCACCCGCTTATGCTGCCGCAAGGTTTTGGCAAAACAGACCTCGCACAACACTGGCAAACCGTTAAACAAGTAACCGGCCAATCTTTTTCAGAAGCAGTTTGCATTCAACAAGCTATTTGTGAAAAGGGACTCGCCCCCAAAACCATTCGCGCCCCCGAATTTAACGGTGCGGCCAATTACGCCTACCACCTCAACGCGGGTAAATTTGCCACCTTTTTACAAAAACACTGCACACAAAACTTAGGCGTTAATCATATTCTGGATGACGTAAGCGGTGTTAACATCGCAGACAACGGCGATATAGCCAGTGTAATAACCAAAGCAAACGGCAATATTGAAGGCGATTTATTTGTAGACTGCACTGGTTTTAACGCGCTGCTAGTAGGCAAGCACTACCAAGTACCGTTTAAAGACTGTAGCGATGTACTTTTCATAGACAGTGCTTTAGCCGTACAACTCCCCTACTCCAAAGCAGACTCCCCCATTGCCTCGCACACTATTTCTACCGCACAAGATGCCGGCTGGATATGGGATATAGGTCTTACCCACAGACGCGGTATTGGCCACGTGTATTCAAGCAGGCACACTAGCGAAAGCGATGCGCTACAAGCGCTGGCAACTTACACTCAAACAGATTGCGACAAGCTAGATGTAAGAAAAATACCCATTAAATCGGGCCACCGCGAAAAGTTCTGGGTAAATAATTGCGTTGCAGTGGGCTTAGCTGCGGGGTTTCTCGAGCCACTAGAAGCCTCTGCACTTGTGCTGGTTGAGCTTTCAGCACAAATGATAGCCGAGCAACTACCGGCTAACAGAGCAACCATGAATATAGTGGCAAAACGTTTTAACGAAACCTTTCTTTACCGCTGGGATAAAATTATCGACTTTTTAAAATTGCACTATTGCATTAGCCAGCGCACAGACACCGCCTTTTGGCGCGACAACTGCGACCCAGCAACCATTCCACAAAGCTTGCAAGATTTACTAGCGCTTTGGCAACATCGCGCCCCAAGCGACCTAGACTTTACCAGTAACAACGAAGTATTCCCTGCTGCTAGCTACCAATATGTCCTGTACGGCATGGGGTTTAATACCCAATTTAGCAATACAGGCTTATATAACGCAGCAGTGGCAGACGCGCACTTTATGCGCAAGCAATTGAACGAGGACGAAGCCCTTAAGGCATTGCCAAGCAACCGAGAACTATTAGAAAAAATTGCCCAATTCGGCTTACAGCCGGTATAAAAAACACGAACAACATCGACACACTAAAAATAATAAAGCGATACAAGCAGGAGAAAACACAATGCACACAACTAAGTTTGTTACCTTAAGCCAAACCGAACACAAGCATTTAAAAATACAGCCCAGCAAAGTTGAAGCATTAGGTGCGCAACAAACCATGGTACCGGTAGTAATAAACGAGTTTAAAAAGCTGTGCGTGCAATACCCAATTGTATTAACTAAAAATGGTGATACGGGTCAATTTATTTGCGTGGCGCTACTCG from Saccharophagus degradans 2-40 includes these protein-coding regions:
- a CDS encoding TonB-dependent receptor; translation: MSHPNWRKNNVRSSIQQACIPQAAERNGRTIITAVTLGALISFSALAQAETDTLEKVVRFDIPQQRADISLTEFAKQANITLIFPFDDVKQLQTNSLQGEYSITDAVALLLRDTQLFVNIGADGQLTILMEHDLGEIDSMHKKKLLSSAVIAALSSLTGANAIAQQTSAPAGQVEEVLVTGIRASLQRAMDVKRESGGVVDAISSEDIGKFPDTNLAESLQRITGVSIDRSGGEGQQITVRGFGPQFNTVLVNGRQIASEDTSRAFNFDTVASELVKRLDVYKTSSATLQSGGIGSTVNITTARPLDIGEFKVAGSAKALMDGNSEETSPQISGMISNTFADDTFGVLFALSHQERSTRLNQAQMDGWLENVGVPNPMTESGADWDGNVFSPRNYDHKVTFEDRKRTNANLVLQYAPSDDLTITGDLLYTDFDINTDTTSYGHWFTAPNIQGVGDDGSLFDTDGERRRPIVDENGTLIDLYQEVGLATDMHAKTFDRLTETTAIGLNAEWQANDNLQLVFDLSHSTSEREANNGGGDQLSLIGYANRVRFQVDNNILPLASMFAEANPNIYSGQQEIDGAIIDDSDGFAGYDPAITPAGVNDHLNKDNSRAHVMLRRGWAVEDAVTQFRMDGLWDEGNDTGLTKAKFGFQHSTETKALERWDNEGVGIHCTYCGYPDAPTIPADAQYIFDAGSDFLGDVSGSGRMPTQWLAHDGEANFAFLESYYASTNTDTISFDAVKRNNSYEITEATTAAYLELEFAGEIADMRIEMTSGVRLEETTTDVDGTTAPVSGLTILDETEMLAQYGAADSISLSTDYSSILPNMSIKLDISDNLVARAAASKTITRPTLNSMSPVTVITTTRQGGDLTSASGNPALEPFESDNLDLSLEWYYDDTSYVSAGYFKKDVANFIVNAQESRTFTLPDGSLLTDPSTGSDSGAADAGDDVAVFTNTLPNNGENATVDGVELALQHAFGETGFGIIANATIVTSDAELDPDDLSQVFALPGLSDSFNLVGYYEQGPFQARLAWNWRDEFLQSLTQGQGDGPTIVEAYQQWDLSGSFDINDNVSIFVEGINLTEEYVHKRGRYANQLLLIEDSGRRLALGVRASF
- a CDS encoding tryptophan halogenase family protein, translating into MQTRPADQTAPLKNIVIVGGGTAGWLTAGRLAAQFNTGADAVKNTNNIRVTLIESPNIPTVGVGEGTWPTMRSTLIKMGIRETDFLTQCDATFKQGAKFARWTTGKQDDFYYHPLMLPQGFGKTDLAQHWQTVKQVTGQSFSEAVCIQQAICEKGLAPKTIRAPEFNGAANYAYHLNAGKFATFLQKHCTQNLGVNHILDDVSGVNIADNGDIASVITKANGNIEGDLFVDCTGFNALLVGKHYQVPFKDCSDVLFIDSALAVQLPYSKADSPIASHTISTAQDAGWIWDIGLTHRRGIGHVYSSRHTSESDALQALATYTQTDCDKLDVRKIPIKSGHREKFWVNNCVAVGLAAGFLEPLEASALVLVELSAQMIAEQLPANRATMNIVAKRFNETFLYRWDKIIDFLKLHYCISQRTDTAFWRDNCDPATIPQSLQDLLALWQHRAPSDLDFTSNNEVFPAASYQYVLYGMGFNTQFSNTGLYNAAVADAHFMRKQLNEDEALKALPSNRELLEKIAQFGLQPV